In a single window of the Botrytis cinerea B05.10 chromosome 12, complete sequence genome:
- the Bcrpo41 gene encoding Bcrpo41: MLVRAAGRKARGNPIVDRLKRQQQAYLPFLYPTTHSNQAVACRNINVDSGHHATGLRRKRTSRDNATKPPSRSLATAIDQPFEEIPFERLHHSPSQNHASLPFSIPKLQTPIIIPDDSAGAPIRHRRGGNDAVGGTSEEIIALLDACLQVGRIERASVIFKRLAQMEEVNRETLLQLQNQFLRAAVHEITMKPTEHATQFLHKWFELEVRNKHLPQDALTVAYMLKASLQSPPGQRRDRLVSRYMDMVQGEAGLEVLACNVLLPHELDIINHICPTYNLAEGLGDLQDIFVSETPRAVDPSDGVLQYVEKTSTSVPEVRQTDQKGLGLKSLRKTLSLFSSLPSAGYDMSKMSEEQQRAIQAQLEEDAVQAAIDRWRDESVNLTRLGLSTSLQSKSLGARMWKWHVALTDTLKEELKAIDEAEMKQHRSTEDISRCEYGPFLRYLPAEKLAALTIIAHMHALSSSGIDKGLTLSFSILQIAKSVEDESIFETIQQNMAKPSWSDSVADRVRTLRILKAKAHGNSELTDNTNSTSFSPDAFVSSQIRAHEWSVGIKAKVGSFLLESLLKVAKVPVTMVHPETNETVTQMQPAFSHAQQYRMGRKLGVINANKVIVEQLKREPVHSLLAKHLPMLVKPEPWTGFSSGGFLKHPGRVMRVKNGDADQRNYADAAIDRGNLSTVFKGLNILGEQSWRINQPVFDIMLEAWNSGDAIANLAPDKPKLDYPPEPETSSDPLERRRWVTAVKKVENSKSSFHSQRCFQNFQLEIARALRDKTFYFPHNVDFRGRAYPIPPYLNHMGADHCRGLMMFGTGKALGNSGLRWLKVHLANVYGFDKASLQEREEFASKNIDEIYDSATNPLGGKRWWLQAEDPWQCLAACMEFKNALESGDPASFVSYLPVHQDGTCNGLQHYAALGGDVWGAQQVNLEPGDRPADVYTAVADLVKESIAKDLLAGQPKAKILNGKITRKVVKQTVMTNVYGVTFIGAKAQVRKQLVAAHKDLPDNDEINPGTLASYVVTKIFTALSTMFKGAHDIQYWLGDCASRISNSLTPEQIERIVAQASEQEGRPSKRAALALDEISQFKSSVIWTTPLNLPVVQPYRTHKSRLVRTNLQLLSLSEPHRSDPVSSRKQLQAFPPNFIHSLDATHMLLSAVKCNEAKLAFAAVHDSFWTHAADIDTMNTFLRDAFIEIHSDDVIGRLAAEMTTRYKDYMQLVKVKSGTLAFTKISQYRKSLKSSERDKNSELLREVKRLRLLRSSNPEEVEEGKSMVTSASIYEVMAGEVELDPELDVKTVGLGNMVNSRSAKEHDAVSSWDTGATDEALEEALEDNPNIELEAAEEISEEAELETAPKDKFESSMKPKSRTTQTFQLVWLPLKFAPIPKKGAFDVTRLKQSQYFFS; the protein is encoded by the exons atGCTTGTACGAGCTGCAGGGCGAAAAGCTCGTGGCAACCCAATTGTTGATAGACTTAAACGCCAGCAACAAGCATATCTTCCTTTTCTATATCCAACTACCCATTCGAATCAAGCTGTGGCATGCCGGAATATTAATGTCGACTCAGGGCATCATGCGACTGGTTTGCGGAGAAAACGAACCTCGAGAGACAATGCTACAAAACCTCCATCGCGGTCATTAGCAACAGCCATAGATCAACCGTTCGAAGAAATTCCTTTTGAGAGGTTACATCATTCACCATCGCAAAATCATGCATCATTGCCATTTAGTATACCGAAACTTCAGACGCCAATCATAATCCCGGATGATAGCGCGGGAGCTCCCATAAGACATCGACGTGGAGGCAATGATGCGGTCGGTGGTACTAGTGAGGAAATTATAGCACTACTCGATGCTTGCCTTCAGGTTGGAAGGATAGAGCGTGCGAGTGTGATCTTTAAACGCCTAGCACAAATGGAGGAAGTCAACAGAGAGACTCTATTACAATTACAAAACCAATTCTTGCGAGCTGCAGTCCATGAAATTACGATGAAACCCACGGAGCATGCCACCCAGTTTTTGCATAAGTGGTTCGAACTCGAAGTACGAAACAAACATCTTCCACAAGATGCCTTGACTGTAGCATACATGCTGAAGGCTTCACTTCAATCACCTCCAGGCCAACGACGGGATAGACTGGTATCAAGATATATGGACATGGTCCAAGGAGAAGCTGGTTTGGAGGTTCTAGCATGCAATGTTTTGCTGCCCCACGAGCTGGACATCATCAACCACATTTGCCCCACATACAATCTAGCAGAGGGACTTGgagatcttcaagatattTTTGTCTCTGAGACGCCTAGAGCAGTAGATCCTTCCGACGGAGTTCTACAGTATGTCGAAAAAACAAGCACATCAGTTCCGGAAGTTCGTCAAACCGACCAAAAAGGTCTCGGACTTAAGTCATTGAGAAAAACCTTGTcgcttttctcttctttgccaTCTGCAGGATATGATATGTCAAAAATGAGCGAGGAACAGCAGAGGGCTATCCAAGCACAATTAGAAGAGGATGCTGTGCAGGCTGCCATAGACCGTTGGAGGGATGAGAGCGTGAATCTGACAAGATTAGGATTAAGTACCTCACTACAATCGAAATCACTAGGAGCGAGAATGTGGAAATGGCATGTAGCTTTGACAGATAccttgaaagaagaattaaAAGCCATTGACGAAGCAGAAATGAAGCAGCATCGAAGCACGGAAGATATAAGCAGATGCGAGTACGGGCCCTTCTTACGCTACCTACCGGCTGAGAAGCTCGCAGCGCTGACAATTATCGCTCATATGCACGCGTTGTCGTCTTCGGGAATCGACAAAGGACTTACACTATCCTTTTCCATCTTGCAAATTGCTAAGAGTGTAGAAGATGAGAGTATTTTTGAAACCATACAACAAAATATGGCAAAGCCCTCGTGGTCCGACAGCGTAGCCGACAGAGTTCGAACGCTCCGGATTCTCAAAGCGAAAGCACACGGTAATAGCGAATTAACTGATAACACCAACTCTACAAGCTTTTCGCCTGATGCTTTTGTTTCTTCGCAAATTCGTGCGCATGAGTGGTCTGTAGGAATTAAAGCCAAAGTTGGATCTTTCTTGTTGGAATCCTTACTGAAGGTTGCAAAAGTTCCAGTTACCATGGTACACCCTGAAACTAATGAGACTGTTACTCAAATGCAACCTGCCTTTTCTCATGCCCAGCAATACAGAATGGGTAGAAAGCTCGGTGTGATCAACGCCAATAAAGTCATTGTCGAGCAACTCAAGCGCGAGCCTGTTCATAGTCTTCTTGCAAAACATCTTCCCATGCTTGTAAAGCCTGAGCCATGGACTGGGTTTAGTTCTGGTGGCTTTCTTAAACATCCTGGAAGGGTAATGCGCGTTAAGAATGGAGATGCAGATCAAAGGAACTATGCGGATGCTGCTATTGATAGGGGAAATTTATCAACGGTTTTCAAAGGCCTCAACATACTGGGAGAGCAATCATGGAGAATCAACCAGCcagtttttgatattatgcTAGAGGCATGGAATTCCGGTGACGCAATTGCAAACCTTGCTCCGGATAAGCCAAAACTCGATTACCCCCCCGAGCCCGAGACCTCTTCCGACCCACTCGAACGCCGAAGATGGGTCACTGCAGTCAAGAAAGTTGAAAATTCTAAGTCAAGTTTTCATTCTCAACGCTGtttccaaaatttccaaTTAGAAATCGCTAGAGCTCTACGCGATAAAACCTTCTACTTCCCACACAACGTGGATTTTCGAGGAAGAGCATATCCAATTCCTCCCTACCTTAATCACATGGGAGCAGATCATTGTCGAGGACTTATGATGTTTGGGACCGGGAAGGCGCTTGGTAATTCTGGTCTAAGGTGGCTCAAAGTTCACCTCGCCAACGTATACGGATTCGATAAAGCGAGTCttcaagagagagaagaattcGCAAGCAAAAACATAGATGAAATTTACGACTCAGCAACAAACCCATTGGGAGGCAAAAGATGGTGGCTACAGGCCGAAGATCCGTGGCAATGCTTAGCAGCATGCATGGAATTCAAGAACGCGCTTGAATCTGGAGACCCAGCTAGTTTCGTCTCGTATTTACCTGTTCACCAGGATGGTACATGTAATGGTCTTCAACATTACGCAGCCTTAGGTGGTGACGTATGGGGTGCCCAGCAAGTTAATCTTGAGCCTGGTGATCGCCCGGCGGATGTCTATACTGCAGTCGCAGATCTTGTGAAGGAGAGTATCGCAAAAGATCTGCTTGCCGGCCAACCCAAAGCTAAAATTTTGAACGGAAAAATAACTCGTAAGGTTGTCAAACAAACCGTTATGACTAATGTCTATGGAGTTACCTTCATTGGAGCTAAGGCACAAGTCCGAAAACAACTTGTGGCAGCCCACAAAGATTTACCTGATAACGACGAAATTAATCCCGGAACTCTAGCCTCTTACGTGGTCACTAAAATCTTTACCGCTCTTTCCACTATGTTTAAGGGAGCCCACGACATTCAGTACTGGCTTGGAGATTGTGCGTCCCGAATCTCAAATAGTTTAACACCTGAACAAATTGAGAGGATAGTCGCACAAGCTTCAGAGCAAGAAGGACGTCCTTCTAAACGAGCTGCATTAGCTTTAGAtgaaatttctcaatttaAATCCAGTGTGATTTGGACAACGCCTTTGAACTTGCCAGTTGTCCAACCTTACCGAACCCACAAATCACGGCTAGTACGCACAAACCTTCAACTTCTCAGCTTATCTGAACCACATCGATCGGACCCTGTCAGTAGTCGTAAACAACTCCAAGCGTTTCCTCCGAATTTCATTCACTCTCTAGATGCAACGCACATGCTTCTTTCAGCAGTGAAATGTAATGAAGCAAAATTGGCGTTTGCAGCTGTTCATGATTCATTTTGGACACACGCTGCTGATATCGACACTATGAACACATTTTTAAGAGATGCCTTCATCGAAATTCATAGTGACGATGTTATTGGACGTTTGGCAGCAGAAATGACTACTCGGTACAAGGATTATATGCAACTTGTGAAAGTCAAGTCAGGAACTCTAGCATTCACTAAGATTTCTCAATATCGCAAATCCCTCAAGTCAAGTGAGAGGGATAAGAACAGCGAATTATTGAGGGAGGTAAAGAGGCTGCGCCTTCTTAGGTCATCCAACCcagaagaagtagaagaagGGAAGAGCATGGTTACATCAGCCAGTATATACGAGGTTATGGCGGGTGAGGTTGAGTTGGATCCGGAATTAGATGTTAAAACCGTGGGTTTGGGAAACATGGTCAACTCAAGGTCAGCTAAAGAACACGATGCCGTATCTAGCTGGGATACCGGCGCTACGGACGAAGCCTTAGAGGAAGCTTTAGAAGATAACCCAAACATTGAATTGGAGGCAGCGGAAGAGATTTCAGAAGAGGCAGAATTAGAAACCGCACCCAAAGATAAATTTGAGTCCTCAATGAAGCCGAAGTCTCGAACAActcaaactttccaattgGTTTGGCTTCCACTGAAGTTCGCCCCTATTCCTAAAAAG GGAGCGTTCGATGTGACACGGCTTAAGCAAAGtcaatatttcttctcttaa
- the Bccef1 gene encoding Bccef1, protein MPVVKGGVWTNIEDEILKASVSKYGLNQWARVSSLLARKTPKQCKARWSEWLDPGIRKIEWSKEEDEKLLHLAKLMPTQWRTIAPIVGRTATQCLERYQKLLDEAEQKEAGEFGLGGPDGGENKAPSADDVRRLRPGEVDPDPESKPARPDTVDLDEDEKEMLSEARARLANTQGKKAKRKARERQLEETRRLAVLQKRRELKNAGINIKVVNRKKGMMDYNADIPFEKAPAPGFYDTGDESIQNEKQRAAFDPRKQQLAIKRKGEQDDNQDPKRQKNDKNAPSASYQAAMKAGQMQKIREAEQSSKRRALVLPAPQVGEGELEEIVKMGMIGERANIIARSSENDATRGLVNTYSTINSGAPIRTPRAPAQEDHIANEIRNIRALTETQSSLLGGENTPLHEGSGSTGFDGVTPRRHQMETPNPMATPFRANGIGATPARNGVGATPMRTPRDSFALNADGEMELVGRTPQDLKIRDMTLKNSLKAGLASLPKPKDTEWELELPEEQQENFGVQELSEEDAELRDRRNQQIREAREQLEFKRRTQVLQRGLPRPSVIDINALMKTVENIEDTIEGSIEREAALLIANDALQYPTPGAKVRGTSKAIDVFEDDDLSQARLQLLMEVPKDLVEQGSDAFRAAWDEAHKSSLLPGLSGYDSDDEIDEHQMLLDAFDNVQESIVAAAEKGNKSEKKLALHLGGYQQRAKTLRQKIGEAADALSKASYSLDAFKTLQISEDVAISRRLEDLRERVGFVSKREREAQELYRERKEELTNLTDGVNGFH, encoded by the exons ATGCCAGTTGTCAAAGGTGGAGTTTGGACTAATATCGAAGATGAAATTCTAAAAGCAAGTGTTTCGAAATATGGATTGAACCAATGGGCTCGAGTTTCCTCACTTCTAGCAAGAAAAACACCAAAACAATGTAAAGCGAGGTGGAGCGAATGGTTAGATCCAGGCATTCGCAAAATAGAATGGAGcaaggaagaggatgaaaaaTTGTTGCACTTGGCGAAGTTGATGCCAACGCAATGGCGAACTATTGCTCCTATTGTCGGACGAACCGCGACCCAATGCCTCGAAAGGTACCAGAAATTACTCGATGAAGCAGAACAGAAAGAGGCTGGAGAGTTCGGACTCGGTGGACCTGATGGCGGAGAAAACAAAGCACCATCTGCGGATGATGTACGCAGATTGCGACCTGGGGAAGTCGATCCAGATCCAGAATCGAAACCTGCGAGACCAGATACCGTTGATttagatgaggatgaaaaagaaatgctGAGTGAAGCTCGTGCCCGTTTAGCGAATACACAGGGTAAGAAGGCGAAGAGGAAGGCTCGCGAACGTCAATTGGAAGAGACGAGGAGGTTGGCCGTTTTGCAGAAGCGCAGAGAGCTTAAAAATGCTGGCATTAATATCAAAGTGGTCAATCGGAAGAAGGGGATGATGGATTACAATGCCGATATACCTTTTGAAAAAGCCCCCGCTCCTGGATTTTACGATACTGGTGATGAATCTATCCAAAACGAAAAGCAAAGAGCAGCTTTCGATCCACGAAAACAGCAACTTGCAATTAAGCGCAAAGGAGAACAAGATGATAACCAGGATCCAAAACGACAAAAGAATGATAAAAACGCTCCATCAGCATCCTATCAAGCGGCCATGAAAGCTGGACAGATGCAGAAAATTCGAGAAGCAGAACAGAGTAGTAAGAGACGGGCGTTGGTCCTACCAGCACCCCAGGTTGGTGAGGGGGAACTGGAGGAAATTGTAAAGATGGGTATGATAGGGGAGAGGGCGAACATAATTGCAAGGTCGAGCGAGAATGATGCAACAAGAGGACTTGTGAATACGTATTCGACTATCAACAGTGGAGCACCAATTCGAACACCGCGAGCCCCGGCACAAGAGGACCATATTGCCAATGAAATACGAAATATCAGAGCTCTAACCGAGACGCAATCATCACTTTTAGGAGGAGAAAATACACCTTTGCACGAAGGATCTGGTAGCACAGGGTTTGATGGCGTTACTCCTCGAAGACATCAAATGGAAACACCTAATCCTATGGCAACCCCTTTTCGTGCAAATGGAATCGGTGCAACTCCTGCAAGAAATGGTGTAGGAGCTACACCAATGCGAACTCCTCGAGATAGTTTTGCACTGAATGCAGATGGTGAGATGGAGTTGGTTGGGAGAACACCTCAAGATCTAAAAATCAGAGACATGACCCTTAAAAATTCATTGAAAGCTGGTCTTGCATCTTTACCAAAGCCAAAGGATACCGAGTGGGAGTTAGAATTACCGGAAGAGCAGCAAGAAAATTTTGGTGTTCAAGAATTATCCGAGGAAGACGCAGAGCTCAGGGACAGAAGGAACCAACAAATCCGAGAAGCTCGAGAACaactagaattcaaaagaagaacACAAGTTTTACAAAGAGGGTTGCCTCGGCCATCAGTCATCGATATCAACGCATTAATGAAAACTGTGGAGAATATCGAAGATACAATCGAAGGTtctattgaaagagaagcaGCTTTATTGATTGCAAATGATGCACTCCAGTACCCAACGCCTGGAGCCAAAGTCAGAGGCACCTCGAAAGCCATTGATGTgtttgaggatgatgatcttTCGCAAGCACGATTACAGTTGTTGATGGAAGTTCCTAAGGACTTGGTAGAGCAAGGATCGGATGCTTTCAGAGCGGCATGGGACGAAGCCCATAAATCATCGTTATTGCCTGGATTAAGCGGATACGattctgatgatgagattgatgagcACCAGATGCTTCTAGATGCTTTTGAC AATGTTCAAGAATCCATCGTCGCTGCTGCTGAGAAGGGCAACAAATCCGAAAAGAAACTCGCTCTCCATCTTGGCGGTTACCAACAAAGAGCTAAAACTTTACGTCAAAAAATTGGCGAGGCAGCTGACGCTTTGTCTAAAGCTAGTTATTCCTTAGATGCGTTCAAAACGTTACAGATCTCAGAAGACGTAGCCATCTCGAGGAGATTAGAAGACTTGAGGGAGAGAGTGGGCTTTGTTTCCAAGCGTGAGAGAGAAGCTCAAGAACTatatagagagagaaaagaggagTTGACGAATTTGACGGATGGTGTGAATGGTTTTCATTGA